Proteins encoded together in one Macrobrachium rosenbergii isolate ZJJX-2024 chromosome 45, ASM4041242v1, whole genome shotgun sequence window:
- the LOC136829972 gene encoding monocarboxylate transporter 12-like, translated as MMKAKYRALPRDNNSSVSSNRESFGKQRSVPLVLQADEGQPGEGLNEASVKSSLVKGAQCISGEAQGDGHRISQSRGSDISDASGSSETLRLEDQLREPPSAKDRGYAWVVAFNVCLINLVSAGYVMSFGITYTLIMDYFPDASGASSGWIMGLLGGCRGLLAPAMGALTVLAGPRKCVIVGALICVAGLLMAVPAFSVLYLAFTLGAVVGTGLCMVETPGYILIADYFQEKSSLANGIRAAGNAMGSILFSPMIVLLHQEFGLRGTHILLAGVMLQLVVLGMLMRPFELHEKVVQGDYWRKVQRENGMSDLQIRELKATLASQQVTKEKKALDFSLLKNPAYFVYLVMVMCTTCAFPNALIYTPVYGRSIGLSNFENSAIAVYISCCDTAMRLFCGFIFNRKDYNRRYGVIAGLMIGGIGCMTVPLSTNMWHLLVFVITHAISLAFFWTLITVLFADQFGGDAMSSTWGFFWMLQGICNFFYPTVLGYVMDLTGGMSVPYIMMGSMLILGALIFASQPLVAKRPGSKIYLS; from the exons ATGATGAAAGCGAAGTACAGAGCTCTTCCTCGCGACAACAACAGTTCAGTCAGCTCGAACAGAGAGTCTTTTGGCAAACAGCGAAGCGTTCCTTTGGTTCTGCAAGCAGATGAGGGTCAGCCAGGTGAGGGACTGAACGAGGCATCTGTCAAGTCCAGTCTAGTGAAAGGGGCTCAGTGTATCAGTGGGGAAGCCCAAGGAGATGGCCACAGAATCTCACAGTCGAGAGGTTCTGACATATCAGACGCGAGTGGATCCTCAGAAACTCTGAGGCTGGAGGACCAGCTTCGAGAGCCACCCTCCGCTAAGGACAGAGG ATATGCCTGGGTTGTGGCCTTCAATGTGTGTCTCATAAACTTGGTGTCAGCGGGGTATGTCATGAGCTTCGGAATCACTTACACCTTGATTATGGACTATTTTCCAGATGCTTCTGGTGCCTCCTCAGGGTGGATTATGGGTCTCTTAGGTGGATGCAGAGGACTTCTAG CACCAGCCATGGGAGCACTTACAGTACTTGCTGGCCCTCGTAAGTGCGTGATTGTCGGGGCCCTCATATGCGTGGCTGGACTCCTAATGGCTGTTCCAGCTTTCTCAGTCCTCTACCTTGCTTTCACCCTTGGAGCAGTTGTTG GAACTGGTTTGTGCATGGTTGAGACTCCAGGATATATCTTGATAGCTGACTACTTTCAAGAGAAGAGTTCTTTGGCAAATGGAATCAGGGCAGCTGGAAATGCGATGGGCAGCATCTTGTTTTCCCCGATGATCGTCCTTCTCCACCAAGAATTTGGTCTCAGGGGAACGCATATACTATTAGCTGGAGTCATGCTACAGTTGGTTGTGTTGGGAATGCTCATGAGACCCTTTGAACTACACGAAAAAGTGGTCCAGGGAGATTACTGGAGGAAAGTGCAAAGGGAAAATGGTATGTCGGATCTTCAAATCAGAGAGCTGAAGGCTACTCTGGCCTCCCAGCAAGTAACAAAGGAGAAGAAAGCGTTAGATTTTTCCCTCTTGAAGAACCCAGCCTACTTTGTTTACCTTGTAATGGTCATGTGTACAACTTGTGCCTTTCCCAATGCCCTTATCTATACCCCTGTCTATGGGAGGTCTATTGGGCTTAGTAACTTCGAGAATTCAGCCATTGCTGTGTACATATCCTGCTGTGATACGGCCATGAGACTCTTCTGCGGGTTCATTTTTAACAGGAAGGATTACAATAGGAGATATGGAGTTATAGCAGG CTTGATGATAGGAGGCATCGGCTGCATGACTGTGCCGTTGAGCACGAACATGTGGCACCTTCTGGTCTTCGTCATCACGCACGCCATCTCCTTGGCTTTCTTTTGGACACTGATTACTGTCCTCTTTGCTGATCAGTTTGGAGGAGACGCCATGTCGTCCACCTGGGGATTCTTCTGGATGCTACAAGGAATCTGCAACTTCTTCTATCCAACGGTTCTTG GTTACGTGATGGACCTCACAGGAGGAATGAGTGTCCCTTACATCATGATGGGCTCCATGTTAATTTTGGGAGCTCTGATTTTTGCCTCTCAGCCTCTTGTAGCAAAGCGTCCCGGCtcaaaaatatatctttcttgA